A genomic segment from Vicia villosa cultivar HV-30 ecotype Madison, WI unplaced genomic scaffold, Vvil1.0 ctg.000339F_1_1, whole genome shotgun sequence encodes:
- the LOC131626931 gene encoding pentatricopeptide repeat-containing protein At4g33170-like, with protein MFCIKEMAKKEELYSNLLRAYAQDSNFLKGTAIHAHFIKGYIPFTLFLQNHLLNMYIKIRDLTSALQLFDEMPDRNVVSWSVVMAGCIRNGCSSEALSLFTSMHREGVTRPNEFTFVSALQASSLLTENETQAYQIYSLVVRSGLESNVFLLNAFLTALVRHGKLTEALRIFETSSIRDIVTWNTMIGGYLQFSCEQIPVFWRYMICKDVRPDEFTFSSGLTGLAAIFYLEMGIQVHAELVKSGYGDDICVGNSLVDMYIKNQKLEEGFKAFDEMPNKDVCSWTQMADGCLRWGEPRKALAVIVQMKKMSVEPNKFTLATALNACACLTSLEEGKQFHGLRMKLGSDVDVCVDNALLDMYAKCGCMDSARALFRSMNSRSVISWTTMIMACAQNGQSREALQIFDEMRETSVVPNYITFICVLYACSQGGFVDEGWKYFSSMNNDYGIIPGEDHYICMVSILGRAGLIKEAKELILRMPFQPGVRVWQTLLSACQVHGDVETGKLAAEHAIKHDKNDPSSYVLLSNMLAESSNWDGVVSLRELMEVRNVKKIPGSSWIDIEKI; from the coding sequence ATGTTTTGCATCAAAGAAATGGCCAAAAAGGAAGAATTATACTCAAATCTATTACGAGCATATGCACAAGACTCAAACTTTCTGAAAGGAACAGCAATTCACGCTCATTTCATCAAAGGGTATATCCCTTTTACTCTCTTTCTTCAAAACCATTTACTCAACATGTATATCAAAATCCGGGACCTTACTTCTGCACTCcaactgtttgatgaaatgccagaTAGAAATGTGGTCTCATGGTCTGTTGTCATGGCGGGTTGTATCCGTAACGGCTGTTCTTCTGAAGCTCTTTCTTTGTTCACCAGTATGCACCGTGAGGGAGTCACGAGACCGAATGAGTTTACATTTGTTAGTGCTCTCCAAGCTTCTTCGTTGTTAACCGAGAATGAGACGCAGGCTTACCAAATTTATTCGTTAGTGGTTCGGTCGGGACTTGAGTCTAATGTATTTTTGCTGAACGCGTTTTTGACAGCTTTAGTTAGGCATGGAAAATTGACGGAAGCCTTGCGGATTTTTGAGACGAGTTCTATTAGAGATATTGTGACATGGAATACTATGATAGGGGGTTACTTGCAGTTTTCTTGTGAACAGATTCCGGTGTTTTGGCGCTACATGATTTGTAAGGATGTGAGGCCGGACGAGTTCACTTTTTCCAGTGGTTTAACGGGGTTGGCTGCCATCTTCTATCTTGAAATGGGAATACAGGTTCATGCAGAGCTTGTTAAAAGTGGTTATGGGGATGATATCTGTGTAGGGAACTCTTTAGTTGACATGtatataaaaaatcaaaagttgGAGGAGGGTTTCAAAGCTTTTGATGAGATGCCTAACAAAGATGTATGCTCTTGGACACAAATGGCGGATGGATGTTTACGGTGGGGGGAACCAAGAAAGGCGCTTGCGGTCATTgtacaaatgaagaaaatgagtgTTGAGCCAAATAAATTTACCTTGGCAACTGCTCTAAATGCTTGTGCTTGTTTGACTTCATTGGAGGAAGGGAAACAGTTTCATGGCTTGAGGATGAAACTTGGAAGTGACGTTGATGTTTGTGTTGATAATGCTCTTCTTGATATGTATGCAAAATGTGGATGCATGGATAGTGCACGGGCACTTTTTCGATCGATGAATTCTCGTTCTGTTATCTCATGGACAACAATGATAATGGCGTGTGCACAGAATGGTCAATCTAGAGAAGCTCTTCAAATTTTTGATGAAATGAGGGAAACGAGTGTAGTACCAAATTACATCACATTCATTTGTGTTCTTTATGCATGTAGTCAAGGTGGGTTTGTTGATGAAGGGTGGAAGTATTTTTCCTCCATGAATAATGACTATGGAATCATTCCCGGAGAAGATCACTACATTTGCATGGTGAGTATCCTAGGCCGGGCTGGGCTTATCAAAGAAGCTAAGGAATTAATCTTACGAATGCCGTTTCAACCTGGTGTGCGGGTTTGGCAAACATTGCTAAGTGCTTGTCAGGTTCACGGGGATGTAGAAACCGGGAAACTTGCAGCAGAACATGCcataaaacatgacaaaaatgaCCCGTCATCCTATGTATTATTGTCTAACATGTTAGCTGAATCAAGCAATTGGGATGGTGTGGTGAGTCTGAGAGAACTAATGGAGGTAAGGAATGTAAAGAAAATACCAGGATCCAGTTGGATTGATATTGAAAAGATTTAA
- the LOC131626933 gene encoding uncharacterized protein LOC131626933, giving the protein MEIKRYLSRRGYRRLDYGTTTTGQRKKMQIIRIRGPHRDWRIRTSPKLRWMIRSPVKLVRKVKNVYMNFMLKLAGNVGGALNTDNKFGVKGAPTIRQGSSKGYSSDAFEARLIFEISKNLVASHELYSI; this is encoded by the coding sequence ATGGAAATAAAGAGATACTTAAGCAGAAGGGGCTATCGGCGTCTCGACTACGGCACAACCACCACCGGCCAACGAAAGAAGATGCAGATCATACGGATTAGAGGTCCACATAGAGATTGGAGGATCAGAACAAGTCCAAAGCTAAGATGGATGATAAGATCACCAGTGAAATTGGTGAGAAAGGTTAAGAATGTTTATATGAACTTTATGTTGAAGTTGGCTGGTAATGTAGGAGGGGCATTGAACACTGATAACAAGTTTGGTGTGAAAGGGGCTCCAACGATTCGGCAAGGGTCTTCTAAAGGTTATTCTAGTGATGCATTTGAGGCCAGGCTTATATTTGAGATTTCTAAGAACTTGGTTGCTTCACATGAACTATATTCCATATAA